Proteins co-encoded in one Nitrosarchaeum sp. genomic window:
- a CDS encoding RtcB family protein has translation MSSNTPKKIGENQYLIEADSNLGMKVPVKIYADEALLQKMLSDRTIMQAKNVATIPGIVGHSVVLPDGHEGYGFPVGGVAAMDAEEGMISPGGVGYDINCGVRLLRSNLTEKDVRAKLNELVTDLFSSIPSGVGSKGAVKLSHSQLDEVLVRGVDWAIDNGFGSTHDADVCEENGQIKNADPNKVSDKARKRGAPQLGSLGSGNHFLEVQKVAEIHDEEAAKRMGIKEGTITILIHCGSRGFGHQVCSDYLRISEQSMEKYDITLADRELACVPNTSEEGESYRKAMFAALNFAWSNRQMITHWTRKSFERVFNQSESDLEMNLVYDVAHNIAKVEKHKVDGKERKLVVHRKGATRAFPANREEVPLKYRDLGQPVLVPGSMGTASWILLGKPNSMDLSFGSTAHGAGRTMSRSKARRDFTEDNVRKSLSDKGIFIKALTRDGVVEETPQAYKDVDAVVDVSHNLGIATKVAKLVPIGVIKG, from the coding sequence ATGTCTTCTAATACTCCTAAAAAAATTGGAGAAAATCAGTATCTAATTGAGGCTGACTCTAATCTTGGAATGAAAGTTCCTGTAAAGATCTACGCTGATGAAGCCTTACTCCAAAAAATGTTATCAGATAGAACTATCATGCAGGCAAAAAATGTGGCAACCATACCTGGAATTGTGGGTCATAGTGTAGTTTTACCAGATGGTCATGAAGGATATGGTTTCCCTGTAGGAGGTGTAGCAGCTATGGATGCTGAAGAAGGAATGATTAGCCCAGGGGGAGTGGGTTATGATATTAATTGTGGTGTTAGACTACTCCGCTCAAATTTAACTGAGAAAGATGTTCGAGCAAAACTAAATGAACTTGTAACTGATCTTTTTAGTTCAATCCCATCAGGTGTTGGTTCCAAAGGAGCAGTGAAACTAAGTCATTCACAACTTGATGAAGTTCTTGTACGTGGTGTTGATTGGGCAATTGATAATGGATTTGGTTCAACACATGATGCAGATGTCTGTGAAGAAAATGGGCAAATAAAAAATGCTGATCCGAATAAAGTTTCAGATAAGGCAAGAAAAAGAGGTGCACCACAACTAGGAAGCTTGGGTTCTGGAAATCATTTTCTTGAAGTACAAAAAGTAGCTGAAATTCATGATGAAGAAGCTGCAAAAAGAATGGGGATTAAGGAAGGAACAATCACAATTTTAATTCATTGTGGTTCAAGAGGATTTGGTCACCAAGTATGTAGTGATTATTTGAGAATCTCTGAACAATCTATGGAAAAATATGATATTACTTTAGCAGACAGAGAACTTGCATGTGTTCCAAATACATCTGAAGAAGGCGAATCTTATCGAAAAGCAATGTTTGCTGCATTAAATTTTGCATGGAGTAATAGACAAATGATTACTCATTGGACAAGAAAATCTTTTGAACGAGTCTTTAATCAGTCAGAATCTGATCTTGAGATGAATTTGGTTTATGATGTTGCTCATAATATTGCTAAAGTTGAAAAACATAAAGTTGATGGCAAAGAAAGAAAACTTGTGGTTCATAGAAAAGGCGCTACACGTGCATTTCCTGCAAATCGAGAAGAAGTTCCTTTAAAATACAGAGATCTTGGTCAACCTGTTTTAGTTCCAGGTTCAATGGGAACTGCAAGCTGGATATTGCTTGGAAAACCAAACTCAATGGATTTGAGTTTTGGTTCTACAGCTCACGGTGCTGGAAGAACTATGTCTAGATCAAAGGCAAGAAGAGATTTCACAGAAGATAATGTCAGAAAATCCCTAAGTGATAAAGGCATATTTATCAAGGCATTAACGCGTGATGGAGTTGTGGAAGAGACTCCTCAAGCATACAAAGATGTTGATGCTGTAGTAGATGTATCTCATAATTTAGGAATAGCCACTAAAGTAGCAAAATTGGTGCCTATAGGTGTGATTAAAGGTTGA
- the purB gene encoding adenylosuccinate lyase: MAILPIDSGRYGTKEMMDIFSEQKKVNYQLEIEGAAAISQSEIGIIPKSVGKTIYNAAMSGKISVKRIKELEAKNDHDTAALVESLSEKCIKNARPWIHYGLTSNDLVDTSNSMQMRDALKIIEPKVAKMASLLAKRAVQHGKIPAVGRTHGQHASIISFGLKFANWAAEMAKHVERIEEIKKRVLICKTLGVVGTGSLMGAKSLEVQKRVAKRLNLFPAEVTTQIIPRERYAEYVFELALIGATLEKIAIEIRNLQRTEIGEVAEQFKKGQMGSSAVPVKRNPIKSERVSSLSKMLRSQIAITFENIPLWHERDLSNSANERFVLPTTAILIDEMLETMIKIVSNLMVNEKRIVENLYITKGQIFAEFVLEALIKKGVPRFVAYRDVQRVAFEANDKGIQYIDAIKNDKAFTSKLTNKEIDAIFSPEKHLGASPAIISNVKKSVQKTISKVI; encoded by the coding sequence TTGGCAATTTTACCGATAGATAGTGGACGTTATGGCACTAAAGAAATGATGGATATTTTTAGTGAACAAAAAAAAGTAAATTATCAATTAGAAATTGAAGGAGCAGCTGCGATATCACAAAGCGAGATTGGAATTATTCCAAAATCAGTTGGTAAAACAATTTACAATGCAGCAATGTCAGGAAAAATTTCAGTAAAAAGAATTAAAGAATTAGAAGCAAAAAATGATCATGATACAGCGGCTTTAGTTGAATCATTGAGCGAAAAATGTATAAAAAATGCAAGACCATGGATTCATTATGGATTAACAAGTAATGATTTGGTAGACACAAGTAATTCTATGCAAATGAGAGATGCGCTAAAAATCATAGAACCAAAAGTTGCAAAAATGGCATCATTGTTAGCAAAAAGAGCAGTTCAACATGGTAAAATTCCAGCAGTTGGTAGAACGCATGGTCAACATGCAAGCATAATATCATTTGGATTAAAATTTGCAAACTGGGCAGCAGAAATGGCAAAACATGTAGAAAGAATTGAAGAAATTAAGAAACGAGTTTTAATTTGCAAAACACTAGGAGTAGTTGGAACAGGATCATTAATGGGTGCAAAATCACTTGAAGTACAAAAACGAGTTGCAAAACGATTAAACCTATTTCCAGCAGAAGTAACCACACAAATAATTCCCAGAGAGAGATATGCAGAGTATGTTTTTGAACTAGCACTTATTGGGGCAACTTTGGAAAAAATTGCAATTGAGATTAGGAATTTACAAAGAACAGAGATAGGCGAAGTTGCTGAGCAATTCAAAAAAGGGCAAATGGGTAGCAGTGCAGTTCCAGTAAAGAGAAATCCGATAAAAAGTGAAAGAGTCTCATCGTTATCAAAAATGCTACGCAGCCAAATAGCAATTACATTTGAAAATATCCCATTATGGCATGAACGAGATCTTTCAAATTCAGCAAATGAGAGATTTGTATTACCTACAACGGCCATTCTGATAGATGAAATGCTAGAAACTATGATCAAGATAGTTTCAAACCTAATGGTAAATGAGAAAAGAATTGTAGAAAATCTCTATATTACAAAGGGGCAAATATTTGCAGAATTTGTTTTAGAGGCACTGATTAAGAAAGGCGTTCCAAGATTTGTTGCGTATAGAGACGTGCAAAGAGTTGCATTTGAGGCAAATGACAAAGGAATTCAGTATATTGATGCAATCAAAAACGATAAAGCATTTACTTCAAAACTTACAAATAAAGAAATTGATGCAATATTTTCACCAGAGAAACATCTTGGAGCATCACCAGCAATAATTAGTAATGTAAAGAAATCAGTTCAAAAAACTATTAGTAAAGTTATTTAG
- a CDS encoding asparagine synthase C-terminal domain-containing protein: MNEMNKKLLENIKNSISETVSTKKIGIAFSGGVDSTLISKICFEMNYDITLLTIGFADSHDILFANEVNSFLKYRHHILEIDPETFPNVTNNIHETIKTENLSWNENCIAFYYVSKLASSLNIDTVITANGIDELFCGYNAYREAFSGGESQIMEVMNSKLDNELKMMKAVNLIASEFKVQIIQPLLSENFIEYAKNIPISEKIHDSEDLYRKHIIRKLASEINVPEISCTKRKKALQYGSKIHKALLKTK; the protein is encoded by the coding sequence ATGAATGAAATGAATAAAAAACTGCTTGAAAATATTAAAAATTCTATTTCTGAAACTGTTAGTACAAAGAAAATTGGGATTGCATTTTCTGGTGGTGTTGACAGTACACTGATTTCAAAAATTTGCTTTGAGATGAATTATGATATTACTTTATTGACAATTGGATTTGCTGACTCTCATGATATTTTATTTGCAAATGAGGTAAATTCATTTCTGAAGTATCGTCATCATATATTGGAAATTGATCCTGAAACTTTTCCTAACGTTACAAATAATATTCATGAAACTATAAAAACTGAGAATCTCTCATGGAATGAAAACTGTATTGCATTTTATTATGTTTCTAAACTTGCAAGTAGTTTGAATATTGATACAGTAATTACTGCAAACGGAATTGATGAATTATTTTGTGGGTATAACGCATATAGAGAAGCATTTTCTGGTGGGGAATCTCAAATAATGGAAGTAATGAATTCCAAATTAGATAATGAATTAAAAATGATGAAAGCTGTAAATCTAATTGCATCTGAATTTAAAGTACAAATCATTCAACCATTATTGTCTGAAAATTTTATAGAGTATGCAAAAAATATTCCAATTTCTGAAAAAATTCATGACTCAGAAGACTTGTATCGGAAACACATTATTAGAAAATTAGCAAGTGAAATCAACGTACCTGAAATTTCTTGTACAAAACGAAAAAAAGCATTACAATACGGTTCTAAAATTCATAAAGCATTGCTAAAAACTAAATAA
- a CDS encoding 4a-hydroxytetrahydrobiopterin dehydratase, with translation MIRLSENDIIEELKKLPGWSVVNEKLHREFQFESFNQAFGFMTRAAMEIEKMNHHPEWFNVYNRITIELTTHDAGGITKNDVNLAKILNSLQ, from the coding sequence ATGATACGATTATCAGAAAATGACATCATTGAAGAATTAAAAAAATTGCCAGGATGGAGTGTAGTTAACGAAAAGCTGCACAGAGAGTTTCAGTTTGAGAGCTTCAATCAAGCTTTTGGTTTTATGACTAGAGCCGCTATGGAGATTGAAAAAATGAATCATCATCCAGAATGGTTTAATGTCTACAATAGGATAACTATAGAATTAACAACTCATGACGCTGGAGGCATTACAAAAAATGATGTCAATCTAGCCAAAATTCTAAATTCATTACAATAG
- a CDS encoding 6-carboxytetrahydropterin synthase, with protein MATSPTILDSDFRYIDKKGNLLKTRTELTVAQMLSFLDQEYQYNHKIILKNGKEVTIDFKTEKGLIEVIDNDEDIIKYKKIKEDFPEQKIMAIGHAKYVAQIKELQDIVFYDKTPQTGSIFLEDASFSFDYAHILPLVEKCSILHGHTSSVMVELVGQMKDNLLVDFGIAKKIIKEVVAEFDHKFFINRKYLKREDDSHYQIQFDGPKGMFDIQVPINTAYLLEGEATVENLSSEIIKLLAPKLPHNVEAVGVYIYEGYNKGSHIISNISR; from the coding sequence ATGGCTACAAGTCCCACAATTTTAGATTCAGATTTTAGATATATCGATAAAAAAGGAAACCTGTTAAAAACCAGAACAGAGCTAACGGTAGCTCAAATGCTCTCATTTCTAGATCAGGAATACCAATACAATCACAAAATTATATTAAAAAATGGTAAAGAAGTTACAATTGATTTTAAAACAGAAAAAGGTCTAATCGAAGTAATTGATAATGATGAAGATATTATAAAATACAAAAAAATCAAAGAAGATTTTCCAGAACAAAAAATAATGGCAATAGGCCATGCAAAATATGTAGCACAAATCAAAGAACTTCAGGACATTGTATTTTATGATAAGACACCACAGACAGGTTCAATATTTTTGGAAGATGCTTCATTTTCATTTGATTATGCACATATTCTTCCATTGGTAGAAAAATGTTCAATTTTACATGGACATACATCTTCTGTCATGGTAGAGTTAGTTGGACAAATGAAAGACAATCTTCTTGTTGATTTTGGCATTGCAAAAAAAATAATCAAAGAAGTTGTTGCAGAGTTTGATCATAAATTTTTCATTAACAGAAAATATCTAAAAAGAGAAGATGATTCACATTATCAAATTCAATTTGATGGTCCAAAAGGAATGTTTGACATTCAAGTTCCAATAAATACAGCATATCTATTGGAGGGGGAAGCTACTGTAGAAAATCTTTCAAGTGAGATAATCAAACTGCTGGCTCCTAAATTACCTCATAATGTAGAAGCCGTTGGCGTTTACATTTATGAAGGATACAATAAAGGATCTCACATTATTTCAAATATTTCAAGATAA
- a CDS encoding valine--tRNA ligase, with the protein MEPKIAEKAWNPELEKEILKQWTNEKIYDFTPKEDNFTIDTPPPYPSGRPWHIGAAAHYSQIDMIARTARMAGKNVYFPIGIDRNGLPVEIYTEKKHNIRMRETERGEFLKLCRSALDDLEDEMILIMKSLGISGDFSNYYRTDSEEYRSLTQSTFIELWKKGQVYLANRPNNYDWVSGTTIADAEIIYEDLPTKLVYMKFKIKETDKEIIIASTRPELLCACKTVIVNPEDERYINFIGKKVIVPITNAEVELRTHHSAHQDFGSGAVMVCSYGDQNDVALFRELELEEIVAIGLDGKMTEAAGNYAGLKPKQARTKIIEDLENNGLIEKIEDIIHRTPVSERSKNPIEIIPMEEYYLKQKESIEKMKKLGQEITFYPSMHKQILMNWLESINIDWPISRRRYYGTEIPIWYCKKCSEPHVPEPGKYYKPWLEKCPINQCSKCGNSEFVGEERTFDTWMDSSVSPLYVCKFNRDQDFFNKVYPASLRPQAKDIVRTWLYYTLLRCEQLTGEKPWSEAWIMGYGLDEKGMKMSKSKGNAIDPLPVIEQFGADTFRFWSASEINHGYDFRCNEQKIESTKKFLSKLWNVSRFLSSFPVIKSGIPTETDKWILSELDNLIKECKRGYDEYNFFIPAIAIREFTWNIFAAHYIEMVKARAYGIGFTDEERDGAIYTLHKTLSTILKLLAPITPFITEYLWKTLYSSDSIHKQHQVKSESIPEQSKITKEITEFNSKVWNEKKLKNLSLKDSIKIAIPESLEYFRKDLKSMHNLEDN; encoded by the coding sequence ATGGAACCAAAAATTGCAGAAAAAGCTTGGAACCCAGAGTTAGAAAAAGAGATTCTCAAACAATGGACAAATGAGAAGATTTATGATTTTACTCCAAAGGAAGATAATTTCACGATAGATACACCGCCGCCTTATCCGTCAGGAAGACCTTGGCACATAGGTGCAGCTGCACATTATTCTCAGATTGATATGATTGCACGAACTGCAAGAATGGCTGGAAAAAATGTGTATTTTCCAATAGGCATTGACAGAAATGGGCTTCCTGTGGAAATTTACACAGAAAAAAAGCACAATATTAGGATGCGAGAGACTGAACGAGGTGAGTTTCTAAAATTATGCAGATCTGCACTTGATGATTTAGAAGATGAAATGATATTGATTATGAAAAGCTTGGGAATAAGTGGAGATTTTTCTAATTACTATAGGACTGATTCTGAAGAATATAGATCACTGACACAATCTACATTTATTGAACTTTGGAAAAAAGGTCAGGTCTATCTTGCAAACAGACCAAATAATTATGATTGGGTATCAGGTACAACAATTGCAGATGCCGAAATAATTTACGAAGACTTACCAACTAAACTAGTCTACATGAAATTTAAAATTAAAGAGACAGATAAAGAAATAATCATAGCAAGTACAAGACCAGAACTACTATGTGCTTGCAAAACAGTAATTGTAAATCCTGAAGATGAGAGATACATAAATTTTATTGGTAAAAAAGTGATTGTACCAATTACTAATGCAGAAGTAGAACTAAGAACACATCATTCTGCACATCAAGATTTTGGTTCTGGAGCTGTTATGGTTTGTAGTTACGGAGATCAAAACGATGTTGCATTATTTAGAGAGTTAGAATTAGAAGAGATTGTTGCTATAGGATTAGATGGAAAGATGACAGAAGCTGCAGGAAATTATGCAGGATTAAAACCAAAACAAGCACGAACAAAAATTATTGAAGATTTAGAGAATAATGGATTAATTGAAAAAATTGAAGATATTATTCACAGAACTCCCGTATCTGAAAGAAGTAAAAACCCAATTGAAATAATTCCAATGGAAGAATATTATCTAAAACAAAAAGAATCAATTGAAAAAATGAAAAAATTAGGACAAGAAATTACATTTTATCCTTCAATGCATAAACAGATTCTCATGAATTGGTTAGAATCTATCAATATTGATTGGCCAATTTCAAGAAGAAGGTATTATGGTACTGAGATACCCATATGGTATTGCAAAAAATGCTCAGAACCACATGTTCCTGAGCCTGGAAAGTATTACAAACCATGGTTAGAAAAATGCCCTATTAATCAGTGCTCCAAGTGTGGAAATAGTGAATTTGTAGGAGAAGAAAGAACTTTTGATACATGGATGGATTCCAGTGTCTCACCACTTTATGTTTGTAAATTTAATAGAGATCAAGATTTTTTCAATAAAGTTTATCCCGCATCACTTCGACCTCAAGCAAAAGATATTGTTAGAACTTGGTTGTACTATACACTTCTAAGATGTGAGCAGCTGACAGGAGAGAAACCATGGTCAGAAGCATGGATAATGGGATACGGTCTTGATGAAAAAGGTATGAAAATGAGCAAGAGTAAAGGAAATGCAATTGATCCTTTACCAGTAATTGAACAATTTGGAGCAGACACTTTCAGGTTTTGGAGTGCAAGTGAAATTAACCATGGATATGATTTTAGATGTAATGAACAAAAAATTGAATCCACAAAAAAATTTCTCAGTAAACTATGGAATGTATCAAGATTTTTGTCTAGCTTTCCAGTAATTAAATCTGGAATTCCAACAGAGACAGACAAATGGATATTATCTGAATTAGATAATCTAATCAAAGAATGTAAGAGGGGATATGATGAATATAATTTCTTTATTCCTGCAATTGCAATTAGAGAATTTACATGGAATATTTTTGCAGCACATTACATTGAAATGGTCAAAGCAAGAGCTTATGGAATTGGATTTACAGATGAAGAAAGAGATGGCGCAATTTACACATTACACAAAACACTGTCAACTATTTTGAAATTATTAGCACCAATTACGCCATTTATAACAGAATATCTTTGGAAAACATTGTATTCATCAGATAGTATACATAAACAACATCAAGTTAAATCTGAATCAATACCAGAACAAAGCAAGATTACAAAAGAGATAACTGAATTCAACTCTAAAGTATGGAATGAGAAAAAGCTGAAAAATCTTTCATTAAAGGATTCAATTAAAATTGCCATCCCAGAAAGTTTAGAGTATTTTAGAAAGGACTTAAAATCAATGCATAATTTAGAGGATAATTGA